From one Lolium rigidum isolate FL_2022 chromosome 4, APGP_CSIRO_Lrig_0.1, whole genome shotgun sequence genomic stretch:
- the LOC124707137 gene encoding homeobox-DDT domain protein RLT2 — MDSSGDGGDEGAGPAQGSPAPASSAPPAAGAAAAGASGSSGKLPAKRVMKTPYQLDVLERTYAEDPYPNETMRVELSVRLGLTDRQLQMWFCHRRLKDRKLPGRRQQQQEDEEVPVPVMAPPPMLQQPLPHGELTLGSASAYGQQLLPSSRRGPGRSSAVPRISAPEVGRRYYEPQQLMLPPVAPVQITRAAQQVVDTVEHLIGEPLREDGPMLGLTFDPPPPGAFGAPIVQEQPKQTFRSRETNMFSGHDPKLMKASTFLPNIDPSVPSTVTGKRKYMAANSSQLGSRAVHEYQFLPEQPSEIYERTSQSRFYDVSPEASNSRISSLSAGSRLLHGSEQVPSYAYHGQISGSSHLNQHGKAFISQSGSTDYEMASSNINVSSAPIEGQFGIPQVAGFENPPASSEGVDYHDEDAYRLDRKRKYTEESKIAKEVETHEKRIRKELEKQDVLKRKREEQMRKEVERLDRERKKEEEKFMREKQREEERLQKEKWRENKRMEKFLVKESMRAEKLRQKEELRKEKEAARQKVANEKATARRIAREYMELMEDERLELMELVSRSKGLPSMLSLDSDTLQQLDSFRGMLTQFPTEAVILKVPFSIKPWTSSESNIGNLLMVWKFFFTFADVLELPSFTLDEFVQSLHDYDSRLLGELHVGLLKCIIKDIEDVARTSSVVSGVNQSSSVNPGGGHPQIVEGAYAWGFNILIWQRHLTCLTWPEILRQFGLSAGFGPQLKKRNAEAAYHDDNEGHNSEDVISTLRNGSAAVKSAALMKERGYTNRRKSRHRLTPGTVKFAAFHVLSLEGSEGLSILEVAEKIQNSGLRDLTTSKTPEASISAALSRDTKLFERTAPCTYCVKTPYRKDPADSESVFSAAREKIRVFQNAILECEEVEKDVDDAERGDDDSECDEADDDPDGDEVNIEEKDANASLVRSKDDGIPTAAGDINDEVKSVVNTSMPPSPHSKSPSDSLLALDKSTAVSTSSDPPIGVSQDTEIDESNQGESWVQGLSEGDYSDLSVEERLNALVALIGVANEGNSMRAVLEERLEAANALKKQMWAESQLDKRRSREEFAGRVQHYSCTSLKADADQENNIGECTLNPVHNLIKENGGEASSVNNDSLVDQQSQLNAGNMVHEGNGVSRESNTNPESLSVQQYASSEKTRSQLKLFIGHKAEQLYVYRSLPLGQDRRRNRYWQFSTSLSPNDPGSGRIFFESVDGYWRLIDSAEAFDALVASLDTRGIRESHLHSMLQSIEATFKDAIGRKKCATIEQPAGRILRNGSSELISPNYSNEFGSPCSTLSGVVSDPAMACSGSFKIELGRNDLEKVAISKRACIFLKWMWRECNNHQSMRAMKYGKKRCSELIHCCDYCYQIYLTEEKHCSSCHKTLKSIHNFSEHTSQCEEKRRTDANWKIQISDDSVPIRLRLLKLLLATFEASVPAEALQLFWTDGYRKSWGVKLLSTSSIEEVFQMLTVLEGALRRDYLSSNFETTAELLKSNIPDFADQNFIARSESVDVLPWVPDTAAAVTLRLLDLDSALSYTLEQKAGLNKEREAGDFIKFPSRYTAVKNKQEVELVGATGFDHHDGARLTSSNGRGRGGRGRGRGGGRGRGRGGRSLSRGGKLPRDSSNSPKVEFRDDNDVSYNKAPYKQVGRGRGRGRGRGRGRGRGRGPRTVRPRQPAELGARSVPKANLLGSFGMLSTSKPTTVHSPQSSGAEEWGLERRANAEVDENNSVSQSDESEGNEEYDQPMHEDSDEQLPDYSRDNSASSPLQMMDDESEDNGEDDEDNGEDDEEGEDGVDYDAEHPVDEGNDDTEMSGDEELDDDDEDDDDGGGQGGVGNINDDEDGSSYSSEYSE; from the exons ATGGATTCCTCCGGCGACGGAGGGGACGAGGGGGCCGGGCCGGCGCAGGGGAGCCCTGCCCCGGCGTCGTCGGCGCCGCCCGCGGCGGGGGCTGCCGCCGCTGGGGCCTCCGGATCCAGCGGGAAGTTGCCGGCCAAGCGCGTGATGAAGACGCCCTACCAGTTGGACGTCCTCGAGAGGACGTACGCAG AGGACCCGTACCCGAACGAGACGATGCGGGTGGAGCTGTCTGTGAGGCTGGGGCTGACGGACAGGCAGCTGCAGATGTGGTTCTGCCACCGGCGGCTCAAGGACCGGAAGCTGCCggggaggaggcagcagcagcaggaggacgaaGAGGTTCCCGTGCCAGTCATGGCGCCCCCGCCCATGTTGCAGCAGCCGCTGCCGCACGGCGAGCTGACGCTGGGTTCTGCTAGCGCGTATGGTCAACAGCTGCTGCCCTCCTCCCGGAGAGGGCCTGGCCGCTCGTCTGCTGTGCCAAGGATTTCTGCCCCGGAGGTTGGGAGGAGGTACTATGAGCCACAGCAACTTATGCTGCCTCCTGTGGCACCAGTGCAAATCACGCGAGCCGCGCAGCAGGTGGTCGATACTGTGGAGCATCTCATAGGGGAGCCGCTGAGGGAGGATGGGCCAATGCTTGGTCTTACCTTCGACCCACCTCCTCCTGGTGCATTTGGAGCGCCTATTG TTCAAGAGCAGCCGAAGCAGACTTTTCGATCACGTGAGACCAACATGTTTTCTGGGCATGATCCCAAGCTCATGAAG GCATCAACGTTCTTACCTAACATAGACCCTTCTGTTCCAAGTACAGTTACTGGGAAGCGGAAGTACATGGCTGCAAATTCTTCTCAACTTGGCTCACGAGCAGTACATGAATACCAGTTTCTTCCGGAGCAGCCAAGTGAAATATATGAGAGGACAAGCCAGTCACGCTTCTATGATGTTTCACCGGAAGCTTCAAATTCAAGGATATCTTCTCTGTCTGCAGGATCACGCTTACTCCATGGTTCAGAGCAAGTACCGAGCTATGCCTATCATGGTCAAATTTCTGGTTCTAGCCATTTAAATCAACATGGAAAAGCGTTCATTTCCCAGTCCGGATCCACAGATTATGAGATGGCTTCATCTAATATTAATGTTAGTTCTGCTCCAATCGAAGGCCAGTTTGGCATTCCTCAAGTTGCTGGATTTGAAAACCCCCCTGCATCCTCTGAAGGAGTGGATTATCACGATGAAGATGCATATCGACTGGATAGAAAGCGGAAA TATACCGAGGAATCAAAGATTGCGAAGGAAGTTGAGACTCATGAAAAACGAATTAGAAAGGAACTCGAGAAACAAGATGTATTGAAGAGAAAG AGAGAAGAACAAATGCGGAAGGAGGTGGAGAGACTTGACcgtgaaagaaagaaagaagaggagAAGTTTATGCGTGAAAAGCAGAGAGAAGAAGAGAGACTCCAAAAGGAAAAATGGCGTGAAAACAAGCGCATGGAGAAGTTTTTGGTGAAAGAATCCATGAGA GCTGAAAAACTACGACAAAAAGAGGAGCTTCGAAAGGAGAAAGAAGCTGCAAGACAAAAGGTTGCTAATGAAAAGGCTACAGCACGCAGAATTGCACGGGAGTACATGGAACTGATGGAAGATGAGCGCCTAGAACTGATGGAACTGGTTTCACGAAGCAAAGGGTTGCCCTCGATGCTTTCTCTTGATAGTGACACATTGCAGCAACTTGATTCATTTAGAG GAATGCTGACACAGTTTCCTACTGAAGCTGTGATATTGAAGGTGCCATTTTCAATAAAACCGTGGACAAGTTCTGAGAGTAACATTGGAAACCTTTTGATG GTGTGGAAGTTTTTCTTTACCTTTGCGGATGTTCTCGAGCTTCCATCATTCACACTTGACGAGTTTGTCCAATCTCTTCATGATTAT GATTCAAGGTTGTTGGGGGAATTACATGTTGGTTTGCTAAAATGCATCATAAAAGATATTGAGGATGTTGCCCGAACTTCTTCAGTTGTTTCAGGGGTGAATCAGAGCAGTTCAGTTAATCCTGGAGGTGGACATCCACAAATTGTTGAAGGG GCATATGCttgggggttcaacatactcatcTGGCAGCGACACTTGACTTGTCTTACGTGGCCTGAAATATTGCGCCAATTTGGTTTATCTGCTGGTTTTGGGCCTCAGTTGAAGAAAAGGAATGCTGAAGCTGCATACCATGACGATAATGAG GGCCATAACAGTGAGGATGTTATTTCCACTCTGCGAAATGGTTCAGCAGCTGTGAAGTCTGCTGCTTTGATGAAAGAAAGAGGCTACACTAATCGTCGCAAGTCTAGGCACCGTCTGACACCTGGAACGGTAAAATTCGCTGCTTTCCATGTACTATCACTTGAAGGGAGTGAAGGTCTCTCGATACTGGAAGTTGCTGAAAAAATTCAG AATTCTGGACTGAGAGATCTTACAACAAGCAAGACACCTGAGGCATCCATATCTGCTGCATTGTCAAGGGATACCAAGCTTTTTGAAAGAACTGCACCCTGCACATATTGTGTTAAAACTCCTTATAGAAAAGACCCAGCTGATTCTGAGTCTGTGTTCTCAGCAGCACGGGAAAAAATAAGGGTGTTTCAGAATGCAATTTTGGAGTGTGAAGAAGTAGAGAAGGATGTGGATGATGCTGAAAGGGGGGATGATGATTCGGAATGTGACGAGGCCGATGATGATCCTGATGGCGATGAAGTGAATATAGAGGAAAAAGATGCCAATGCTTCATTAGTTAGGTCGAAAGATGACGGCATACCAACTGCGGCTGGTGACATAAATGATGAAGTAAAGAGTGTGGTTAACACATCAATGCCACCAAGCCCTCACAGTAAATCTCCAAGTGACTCATTGCTTGCGCTAGACAAGTCCACTGCAGTGAGTACTTCAAGCGATCCACCTATTGGGGTTTCACAAGACACAGAGATTGACGAAAGTAACCAAGGGGAATCCTGGGTTCAGGGGCTATCTGAAGGCGACTACTCTGATCTTAGTGTCGAGGAACGCCTCAATGCATTGGTTGCATTGATTGGTGTTGCCAATGAAGGAAATTCCATGCGCGCAGTCCTGGAG GAACGTCTTGAGGCAGCAAATGCTTTGAAGAAACAAATGTGGGCAGAGTCACAACTTGATAAAAGGCGTTCAAGGGAAGAATTTGCAGGCAGAGTGCAACATTACTCTTGCACCAGTTTGAAGGCTGATGCTGATCAAGAAAATAATATCGGTGAATGTACTCTTAATCCGGTACATAACCTCATCAAAGAGAATGGTGGAGAGGCCAGCTCAGTAAACAATGATTCGCTCGTAGACCAGCAAAGTCAGCTTAATGCTGGTAATATGGTTCATGAGGGAAATGGTGTAAGCAGGGAATCCAATACCAACCCAGAGAGCTTGTCTGTTCAGCAATATGCTTCATCTGAGAAAACACGATCTCAGTTGAAATTATTTATAGGTCACAAGGCAGAACAGCTTTATGTCTACAGATCATTACCCCTAGGACAAGATCGGAGACGGAATCGGTATTGGCAGTTTTCTACTTCTCTATCACCCAATGACCCTGGGTCTGGAAGGATATTTTTTGAATCTGTAGATGGATACTGGAGGCTCATCGACTCGGCTGAG GCATTTGATGCTTTAGTAGCCTCCCTTGATACTCGTGGCATCCGGGAGTCACATCTGCATTCAATGTTGCAAAGCATTGAGGCAACTTTTAAGGATGCTATAGGGAGGAAAAAGTGTGCTACTATAGAACAGCCAGCTGGAAGGATTTTGAGAAATGGAAGTAGTGAACTCATAAGCCCAAATTATAGTAATGAATTTGGAAGTCCATGCAGCACCCTTTCAGGTGTGGTGTCTGATCCTGCGATGGCATGCTCGGGTTCTTTCAAGATAGAGCTTGGGCGTAATGATCTGGAGAAGGTTGCTATTTCAAAAAGGGCATGCATCTTTCTGAAGTGGATGTGGAGGGAGTGCAACAATCATCAATCTATGCGTGCCATGAAATATGGAAAGAAACGGTGCTCCGAGTTGATACATTGTTGTGATTATTGTTACCAGATTTATTTAACTGAAGAAAAGCATTGTTCTTCTTGCCACAAGACGCTCAAATCCATTCACAAtttctctgaacacacatcacagTGTGAGGAAAAACGGAGAACAGATGCTAATTGGAAGATACAAATTTCAGATGATTCTGTTCCCATAAGACTGAGATTGCTGAAGCTTCTTTTAGCTACCTTTGAG GCCTCAGTTCCAGCAGAAGCTCTACAACTATTTTGGACGGATGGATATCGAAAATCATGGGGTGTAAAGTTGCTTTCTACATCATCTATCGAGGAAGTCTTCCAG ATGCTAACTGTGCTGGAAGGTGCACTAAGAAGGGATTACTTGTCATCTAATTTCGAGACAACAGCTGAGTTGCTTAAATCAAATATTCCAGATTTTGCTGATCAGAATTTTATTGCACGTTCTGAATCTGTGGATGTACTTCCATGGGTACCCGATACTGCTGCTGCTGTAACATTACGGTTGTTAGACCTTGATTCTGCCCTCTCATACACGCTTGAACAAAAGGCAGGATTAAATAAAGAGCGTGAAGCTGGGGATTTTATT AAGTTTCCATCAAGATATACCGCTGTTAAGAACAAACAAGAAGTGGAACTGGTTGGAGCTACTGGTTTTGATCATCATGATGGAGCACGGCTGACTTCCAGCAATGGCCGTGGACGAGGAGGTCGAGGGCGTGGCAGGGGAGGAGGCCGAGGGCGTGGCAGGGGAGGTAGATCCCTCAGTCGTGGTGGCAAACTCCCAAGAGATTCTAGCAACTCTCCCAAGGTTGAGTTCAGGGATGACAACGATGTGTCTTACAACAAAGCCCCATATAAGCAAGTTGGTCGAGGGAGAGGGCGTGGGCGTGGCCGTGGTCGTGGACGTGGACGGGGACGAGGACCTCGTACTGTTAGGCCTAGGCAGCCAGCTGAGCTTGGAGCCCGATCAGTTCCAAAGGCAAACTTATTGGGGTCCTTTGGCATGCTAAGTACTTCAAAGCCTACCACTGTGCATTCTCCACAGAGCTCCGGTGCAGAAGAGTGGGGCTTGGAGAGACGGGCAAATGCGGAGGTTGATGAGAACAATTCTGTATCTCAATCTGATGAATCGGAAGGGAATGAAGAATATGATCAGCCCATGCATGAGGACTCTGACGAGCAGCTTCCAGATTATTCAAGGGACAATTCTGCATCCAGCCCCCTTCAGATGATGGATGACGAGTCTGAAGATAATGGTGAAGACGATGAAGATAATGGTGAAGACGACGAAGAGGGTGAGGACGGGGTTGACTATGATGCGGAACACCCTGTTGACGAAGGTAATGATGACACTGAGATGAGTGGGGATGAGGAActggacgatgacgacgaggatgatgatgatggtggtggtcaGGGTGGAGTCGGCAACATAAatgacgatgaagatggctcATCCTATTCTTCTGAGTATAGTGAATAA